From the genome of Neomonachus schauinslandi chromosome 5, ASM220157v2, whole genome shotgun sequence, one region includes:
- the LOC110571858 gene encoding zinc finger protein OZF-like yields MDYLTIEAEEEVLPAITSEDASLPQKQNTEEMEPTVELLPVEFQELVTVKDEEMDFAHVEEEQLSSAQRYMGMDMKVENCGSLVFWVKKPWKCNECGKSFSYYSAFILHQRIHTGEKPYVCNECGKAFSRSSSLIQHQRIHTGEKPYECNECGKAFSHRSALIQHHIIHTGEKPYECSECGKAFNQSTYLIQHHRIHTGEKPYKCKECGKAFNDTSSLIKHQRVHTGEKPYGCTECGKAFSDRSGLTQHQRTHTGEKPYECSECGKAFSYCSALIQHQGTHTGEKPYKCNECGKAFSDRSALVRHQRIHTGEKPYKCKECKKAFSQSSSLTKHLRTHTGEKPYKCNDCDKAFSQSSSLIQHQKTHMGEKHYKCKKCEKTFSVRSAFHQHKEIHDG; encoded by the exons ATGGATTATCTGACCATTGAAGCTGAGGAAGAAG TCCTTCCAGCCATTACTAGTGAGGATGCTTCTCTGCCCcaaaaacagaacacagaagaaaTGGAACCTACTGTTGAGCTCCTTCCTGTTGAGTTCCAG gaattgGTGACAGTCAAGGATGAGGAAATGGATTTCGCTCATGTGGAAGAAGAACAGCTGAGTTCTGCCCAAAGGTACATGGGCATGGATATGAAAGTGGAGAATTGTGGGAGCCTGGTATTTTGGG TGAAAAAGCCTTGGAAGtgcaatgaatgtgggaaatccttcaGTTACTACTCAGCCTTTATCttacatcagagaattcatactggagagaagccTTATGTATGTAACGAGTGTGGAAAGGCCTTCAGTCGGAGCTCATCACTTATTCAGCATCAGAggattcacactggagagaaaccctatgagtgtaatgaatgtgggaaggcTTTCAGTCATCGGTCAGCCCTCATCCAACATCACATCATTCATACTGGAGAAAAGCCCtatgagtgcagtgaatgtgggaaggccttcaacCAAAGCACGTACCTTATTCAACATCACAGAatccatactggagagaaaccctataaatgcaaggaatgtgggaaagctttcaaTGACACCTCATCCCTTATTAAACATCAAAGGgttcatactggagaaaaaccctatGGATGTACagagtgtgggaaagcctttagtGACAGGTCCGGCCTGACCCAACATCAGAGAACTCATACAGGGGAAAAGCCAtatgaatgcagtgaatgtgggaaagctttcagttaCTGTTCAGCTCTTATACAACATCAAGGAACTCATACTGGggagaaaccttacaaatgtaacgaatgtgggaaagccttcagtgaCCGCTCAGCTCTTGTAagacatcagagaattcatactggagagaaaccttacaaatgtaaAGAATGCAAGAAAGCCTTCAGCCAGAGCTCATCTCTTACAAAGCATCTGAGaactcatactggagagaaaccatatAAATGCAATGATTGTGACAAAGCCTTCAGCCAGAGTTCATCTCTTATTCAACACCAGAAAACCCATATGGGAGAAAAACACTACAAGTGTAAGAAATGTGAGAAAACGTTTAGTGTGCGTTCAGCCTTTCATCAACACAAAGAAATTCATGATGGATAG
- the LOC110571909 gene encoding adenylate kinase isoenzyme 6-like: protein MLLPNILLTGTPGVGKTTLGKELASRSGLKYINVGDIAREGQLYDGYDEEYECPILDEDRVVDELENQMSEGGVIVDYHGCDFFPERWFYIVFVLQADNSVLYKRLETRGYNEKKLKDRIQCEIFQVLYEEALASYKEEVVPQLPSSKSEDLEENINQILKWIEQWIKDHSS, encoded by the coding sequence ATGTTGCTTCCAAACATCCTGCTCACTGGTACACCAGGGGTTGGAAAAACCACGCTAGGCAAAGAACTTGCATCAAGATCAGGACTGAAATACATTAATGTGGGTGATATAGCTCGAGAAGGGCAGTTATATGATGGCTATGATGAAGAGTATGAATGCCCCATTTTAGATGAAGACAGAGTAGTTGATGAATTAGAAAACCAAATGAGCGAAGGTGGAGTTATTGTTGATTACCATGGTTGTGATTTCTTCCCTGAACGCTGGTTTTATATAGTTTTTGTGCTGCAAGCAGATAACAGTGTATTGTACAAAAGACTTGAAACAAGGGgttataatgaaaagaaactaaaagaccGTATTCAGTGTGAAATTTTTCAAGTTCTTTATGAAGAAGCATTAGCATCCTACAAGGAAGAAGTAGTACCTCAACTGCCCAGCAGTAAATCAGAAGATCTAGAGGAGAATATCAATCAGATATTGAAGTGGATTGAGCAGTGGATCAAGGATCATAGCTCCTGA